In the Candidatus Wallbacteria bacterium genome, one interval contains:
- a CDS encoding pilus assembly protein TadG-related protein: protein MKIKFYLLNKKGVSIVIVALSVVVLMGMAALAIDVGNAYMQKSTLDQAAQLAALSAAQAMKNSSDPAVIQQKALDVFAQNGLPTDQADITVNVTKGTETAFIDAHLNVPFYFARVLGFNDVSLNSQALAELCADGSAKLIKENTYDLVPWGIPHGRTTYNATEQKLYIDGTVADNWTENSSFQFYQGYEYLLKLGLGQPADAIGRKILIPMDSTGDCNPADANDPICPEVGSHVQADLIKAYGLVYWCLQNNYAVDWLLDYNGGSYLVDYNDAILSATSATSPTVNFSSVSKITLSAAQAATLSNWLAANNSSEGRPYQIVHVTNYPQVAVYTANVYSPADLVPWGLEDQAAAYPFGYVVGNQYTLKYGPDQSPANYGPGNFGALTMVGNGANDYRNGIASGVPNPNGETWYVGKTVYTKTGNMAGPTIQGLSDRLAAGKIYCKVPVVDSMDMNGHSSTTIKGFLNFKINSVDSNGNFVYGTLVDKVPTDQLSYTVNEDSNTEVVAKVLKQAGIPFSWIHDAGVIDGTINNYDWLYTHHEDFQNNLVPAKIAQWVSAGHYYFDMCWSTDRFDNALEDYNHDTFGTTTSQYIPRMFFNSYSSKQYSACYRCSSSSGKDCDACRYSGWVWEWVKHTDVNTDNNPTYSLSPRDIMQTQNHVTTIPADGSLGRTNAFKLTSLISAQNIYAKDNSAAEYKLGIYEYFNYSGTNYAKAMIRDYKINSTDLGGVVCFMGGHDPSNTPAYRLILNNVMASSIAPAVARTSRTNYGALDMDSSDDGLTADSGEYLANIEYGYKYFLAPGAILETLPYNLPEQTNTGVAFNVGSDASTWNSHATDSQRIVLVPIVSIRNSDNSLTCISPDNTSQAPKSVYGIYQRDKVRLKGIAKFWLLDVTKPGSYDSTLGPIENGQVRGIFLGYYITPADAK, encoded by the coding sequence ATGAAAATAAAATTCTATTTACTGAACAAAAAAGGCGTTTCCATCGTGATTGTGGCCCTGTCCGTCGTTGTGCTCATGGGTATGGCGGCACTGGCGATTGACGTGGGCAATGCCTATATGCAGAAATCCACCCTGGACCAGGCAGCTCAGCTCGCAGCGCTCTCAGCAGCCCAGGCCATGAAAAACAGCAGCGACCCGGCAGTGATCCAGCAGAAAGCGCTGGACGTCTTCGCCCAGAACGGCCTGCCCACCGATCAGGCCGACATCACTGTGAATGTCACGAAAGGCACTGAAACAGCTTTCATTGACGCTCACCTGAATGTGCCGTTTTATTTTGCCAGAGTGCTCGGTTTCAACGATGTCTCGCTCAATTCGCAAGCCCTGGCTGAACTTTGCGCAGACGGCTCGGCTAAGCTGATCAAGGAAAACACTTACGATCTGGTACCCTGGGGTATCCCGCACGGCAGAACTACCTATAACGCTACAGAACAGAAGCTTTACATCGACGGCACTGTGGCAGACAACTGGACCGAAAATTCGAGTTTCCAGTTCTACCAGGGATATGAATACCTGCTCAAACTGGGCCTGGGCCAGCCTGCTGACGCCATCGGCAGAAAAATCCTGATCCCCATGGACAGCACAGGCGACTGCAATCCGGCTGACGCCAATGACCCGATCTGTCCGGAGGTCGGCAGCCACGTGCAGGCTGACTTGATCAAAGCATACGGACTTGTTTACTGGTGCCTGCAGAATAATTACGCGGTGGACTGGCTGCTGGATTACAACGGCGGCTCTTACCTGGTGGATTACAATGACGCGATCCTCTCTGCCACCAGCGCTACCAGCCCCACTGTGAACTTCTCAAGCGTCAGCAAGATCACGCTTTCCGCAGCCCAGGCAGCCACGCTTTCCAACTGGCTAGCAGCAAACAACAGCAGCGAAGGCAGACCATATCAGATCGTGCATGTCACGAATTATCCGCAGGTGGCTGTTTACACGGCCAATGTCTATTCGCCTGCAGATCTCGTGCCCTGGGGTCTGGAAGACCAGGCTGCTGCCTATCCATTCGGCTATGTGGTCGGCAATCAGTACACTCTGAAATACGGCCCTGATCAGAGCCCCGCCAATTACGGACCAGGCAATTTCGGAGCTCTCACCATGGTCGGCAACGGAGCCAATGATTACAGGAACGGCATAGCCAGCGGTGTCCCAAACCCGAACGGCGAGACCTGGTATGTAGGGAAGACGGTCTACACCAAGACAGGCAACATGGCCGGCCCCACCATCCAAGGCTTGTCGGACAGGCTGGCTGCAGGCAAAATCTACTGCAAGGTCCCTGTAGTAGACTCCATGGACATGAATGGTCATAGCTCCACCACTATCAAGGGATTCCTCAATTTCAAGATAAATTCGGTTGACTCCAACGGGAATTTCGTTTACGGCACTCTGGTGGACAAGGTCCCGACAGACCAGCTCTCTTACACAGTCAATGAAGACAGCAACACCGAAGTAGTAGCTAAAGTGCTGAAACAGGCAGGAATACCGTTTTCCTGGATCCACGACGCGGGTGTGATCGACGGCACGATCAACAATTACGACTGGCTCTACACACATCACGAGGATTTCCAGAATAACCTCGTGCCTGCCAAAATCGCCCAGTGGGTTTCTGCAGGACATTACTATTTTGACATGTGCTGGTCAACCGACCGCTTTGACAATGCTCTGGAAGACTATAATCATGACACATTCGGCACAACTACCTCACAGTATATCCCGCGCATGTTCTTCAATTCCTATTCCAGCAAGCAGTATTCGGCCTGCTACCGCTGCAGCAGCAGTTCAGGCAAAGATTGCGACGCCTGCCGCTACTCAGGCTGGGTCTGGGAATGGGTCAAACACACTGATGTCAACACTGACAACAATCCGACCTATTCTCTCAGTCCCAGGGACATCATGCAGACCCAGAATCACGTCACTACCATTCCTGCAGACGGCTCGCTCGGACGCACCAATGCTTTCAAGCTCACAAGCCTGATTTCAGCCCAGAACATCTATGCCAAGGATAATTCAGCTGCAGAGTACAAACTGGGGATCTACGAATATTTCAACTATAGCGGCACAAACTACGCCAAAGCGATGATCAGGGACTACAAGATCAATTCCACTGACCTGGGCGGAGTAGTCTGTTTCATGGGTGGGCATGATCCCTCCAACACTCCGGCTTATCGCCTGATTCTGAATAATGTGATGGCCAGCTCCATTGCGCCGGCAGTCGCGAGGACCAGCCGCACCAATTACGGAGCTCTGGACATGGACAGTTCAGACGACGGCCTTACTGCTGACTCAGGCGAATATCTGGCTAACATCGAATACGGTTACAAGTATTTTCTCGCACCAGGCGCGATCCTGGAAACCCTGCCCTACAACCTGCCTGAACAGACCAACACAGGGGTAGCCTTCAATGTAGGATCAGACGCCAGCACCTGGAACAGCCATGCCACAGACAGCCAGAGAATAGTTTTGGTACCGATCGTGAGCATCAGGAACTCAGACAATTCCCTGACCTGCATCTCTCCTGACAACACTTCTCAAGCTCCCAAGAGCGTCTACGGCATTTATCAGAGAGATAAGGTCAGATTAAAGGGAATCGCCAAGTTCTGGCTGCTGGACGTGACCAAACCCGGCAGTTACGATTCCACACTGGGCCCGATCGAAAACGGTCAGGTGCGGGGAATTTTCCTAGGATATTACATCACGCCTGCGGATGCAAAGTAG
- a CDS encoding Tad domain-containing protein, with the protein MKIKPGSLNKKGVSIVIVALSSVVIMGMAALAVDVGNAYMQKSTLDQAAQLAALSAAQAMKNSNDQAVIQQKALDVFAQNGLPVDQAHMTVNVTKGTETAFIDAHLTVPFYFARVLGFSDVTLNSQALAELCADGSAKLIKENTYDLVPWGIPHGKTTYNFNEQKLYIDGTLADNWSENSGFAFNPGSEYLLKLGEGPLPDQQGRKYLIPMDGGEDANPKDAVDPICPEVGSHSQSQLLKAYGLVHWCLQQHYAVDWLLDYNGGSYLVDYHSGIDTAVSSNGVSFSSVNKILLTAAQARQLTDFLAANQNSENRSYTVVHMTRPINYAVFTPFEYSCGDLMPWGLQYKTNTYPFGYQFGAQYTLKYGSGAGETGYGGGNWGALAMGANGANQYRDNIEYGVDDILHGVENPNGTVYYVGRTIDTEPGNMVGPTMQGLTDRITQNKLYVKIPVVTTLDVNGRSATTIMGFLNFKLNSVDSQKGWVYGTLVDKIPVDQLTHTVNENENEVVPAKVLKMAGIPYNWIHDDGVLNGTINNYQWISTSHDDFYDENVAEKIAEWNAGGRYFFNLCWSTLRFENALCVYNHRNFGTETQNYIPGAFFQTYSEPQYSHCYRCNASGANCDACRYTGWVIEYVKHDDINNESVANYTLSPHDISLNQDHVATVNADPSSGRVQAFNVNKLLSDCQVFAKNNSAAGYNQVITAYSSSSVAKVVSRTYKIHNTDLGGVMTFMGGHDPGNDAGYRLILNSCLAGTQTALLTTVARTNYGALDMDAALEAGDPDEYLANIKYGYKYLLTPGQVVDTLPGNFPEQTNTGVAFNMGTDAGTWNSHATDSQRIVLVPIVSTKNSDNALICTSTDNVAHPPAGIYSIYQRDKVRLKGIAKFWLLDVTQLNSYDATLGPLENGQVRGIFLGYYIPPADAK; encoded by the coding sequence ATGAAAATAAAACCCGGCTCGCTGAACAAAAAAGGCGTTTCCATTGTGATCGTAGCCCTGTCCTCAGTTGTGATCATGGGCATGGCTGCCCTGGCAGTCGACGTAGGCAATGCTTATATGCAGAAATCCACCCTGGACCAGGCTGCGCAGCTCGCAGCCCTCTCTGCAGCCCAGGCCATGAAAAACAGCAATGACCAGGCAGTGATCCAGCAGAAAGCGCTGGATGTTTTTGCCCAGAACGGTTTACCCGTTGATCAAGCCCATATGACGGTGAATGTTACGAAAGGCACTGAAACAGCCTTCATCGATGCTCATCTGACTGTACCGTTTTATTTTGCCAGAGTGCTCGGATTCAGCGATGTCACGCTAAATTCCCAGGCACTGGCTGAACTATGCGCAGACGGCTCGGCTAAGCTGATCAAGGAAAACACTTACGATCTGGTTCCCTGGGGAATTCCACATGGGAAGACTACTTACAATTTCAACGAACAGAAACTTTACATCGACGGCACTCTGGCCGACAACTGGTCCGAGAATTCCGGCTTTGCTTTTAATCCAGGCAGCGAATACCTGCTGAAGCTTGGTGAAGGCCCGCTGCCTGACCAGCAGGGCAGGAAATACCTGATCCCGATGGATGGCGGTGAGGATGCGAACCCCAAGGATGCAGTGGACCCGATCTGCCCGGAAGTAGGCAGCCATTCCCAGTCGCAGCTTCTCAAGGCCTATGGCCTGGTCCACTGGTGCCTGCAGCAGCATTACGCGGTAGACTGGCTGCTGGATTACAACGGCGGCTCATACCTGGTGGATTACCATTCAGGCATCGACACGGCAGTCTCAAGTAATGGAGTTTCCTTCTCTTCTGTGAACAAGATCCTGCTGACAGCAGCGCAGGCCAGACAGCTCACGGATTTCCTGGCTGCGAATCAGAACAGTGAAAACAGATCATACACTGTTGTGCACATGACCAGACCCATCAACTACGCAGTATTTACGCCATTCGAATATTCCTGCGGCGACCTGATGCCTTGGGGACTGCAGTATAAAACCAACACCTACCCGTTCGGCTATCAGTTCGGGGCACAGTACACACTTAAATATGGTTCCGGAGCAGGCGAGACAGGTTATGGTGGCGGCAACTGGGGAGCCCTGGCCATGGGAGCGAACGGTGCGAATCAGTATCGCGACAATATCGAATATGGTGTTGACGACATCCTCCATGGTGTGGAGAATCCTAACGGAACAGTCTATTATGTCGGAAGAACCATCGACACTGAGCCGGGCAACATGGTGGGTCCTACCATGCAGGGCCTGACGGATCGTATCACCCAGAACAAACTTTATGTGAAAATCCCTGTGGTCACCACTCTGGACGTGAACGGCCGCAGCGCCACCACCATCATGGGATTCCTCAATTTCAAGCTCAATTCAGTGGACTCTCAGAAAGGGTGGGTCTATGGGACGCTCGTAGATAAAATCCCGGTAGACCAGCTTACGCATACTGTGAATGAAAACGAAAACGAGGTAGTGCCGGCTAAAGTGCTCAAAATGGCCGGAATCCCATACAACTGGATCCACGACGACGGAGTGCTGAACGGGACGATCAATAATTACCAGTGGATCTCCACCAGCCACGACGATTTCTACGACGAAAATGTTGCCGAGAAGATCGCGGAATGGAACGCAGGCGGCCGCTATTTCTTCAATCTCTGCTGGTCAACCCTGAGATTCGAGAACGCGCTCTGCGTATACAACCATAGAAACTTCGGGACAGAAACTCAGAACTACATTCCTGGAGCCTTCTTCCAGACCTACAGCGAACCCCAGTATTCCCACTGCTACCGCTGCAACGCCTCAGGCGCCAACTGCGACGCCTGCCGCTATACAGGCTGGGTCATCGAATATGTCAAGCATGACGACATCAACAATGAATCAGTCGCCAATTACACGCTCTCCCCGCACGATATTTCACTCAACCAGGATCATGTGGCCACAGTCAATGCAGACCCGTCATCCGGGCGGGTTCAGGCCTTCAATGTCAACAAGCTTCTTTCAGACTGCCAGGTCTTTGCGAAGAACAATTCGGCAGCAGGCTACAACCAGGTGATTACCGCTTATTCCAGCTCCTCTGTTGCCAAGGTCGTTTCCAGGACATACAAGATCCATAACACAGATCTGGGCGGAGTGATGACATTCATGGGCGGCCATGATCCGGGCAATGATGCTGGTTACAGACTGATCCTCAACTCCTGCCTGGCCGGCACTCAGACAGCACTCCTCACCACAGTGGCCCGGACAAATTACGGCGCTCTGGACATGGATGCTGCGCTGGAAGCGGGTGATCCGGATGAATACCTTGCCAACATCAAATACGGCTATAAATATCTGCTGACTCCAGGACAGGTCGTGGACACCCTGCCTGGCAATTTCCCTGAGCAGACCAACACTGGAGTGGCTTTCAACATGGGTACAGACGCAGGCACCTGGAACAGCCATGCCACAGACAGCCAGAGAATAGTCCTGGTGCCGATCGTGAGCACGAAAAATTCCGACAATGCTCTGATCTGCACCTCTACTGACAACGTGGCACATCCCCCGGCAGGCATCTACAGCATCTATCAGAGGGACAAGGTCAGGTTGAAGGGCATCGCCAAGTTCTGGCTGCTCGATGTGACACAGCTCAATTCGTATGATGCGACCCTCGGACCCCTGGAAAATGGCCAGGTGCGCGGAATCTTCCTTGGGTATTACATTCCCCCTGCTGATGCGAAATAG
- a CDS encoding pilus assembly protein TadG-related protein: protein MKIKSPDFLSNRKGISTVVIALLSPFLLGMVALAVDVGYAYMQKSTLDQAAQLAALSAAQTMKTSDDPAVIRQKVLDVYAQNGLPASDNLVITVTKGAETVFIDTNLKMTYNFAKVLGFNDVLLRTQSLAELCADGSARLIKMSTYDLMPFGIPHGRAAFSWDGNTLYIDGSLAESWNENSSFRFNVGSEYLLKLGEGASPDPLGRKYLIPMDGGEDVTPKDAQDPVCPEIGSHTQAQPLKAYGLVHWCLQHRYTVDWLLDYNGGSYLVNYHPDIDTAVSTNGVYFSDVSKILLTAEQAQQLMDYLGANQNSEGRAYGLIHLTKPMNYAVYTPFMYSNADLMPWGLVNKTADYPFGYQFNVQYTLKYGFDANVSGDTEARCGALVMGSTGASQYRSNIANGVSNFKQNTDGTTGVLYYVGEVLQTEPNNMLNPTKQGLQDRLAAGKFYLELPVVTTLDTNSTVETTIVGFINFMLSGVDTAHGYVYGQFVDTIPRDQLTYTLNIDENDVIPAKMLKMAGIPYSWIHDTDVLNGNISNYQWIACSHTDFFNENVPEKIAEWVAGGHYFFNLCWSTLRFDNALTQYNHNTYGNNSQSYVPSAFFQSYSTIQTSKCPFCKNHPGSSCDACRNTGWVQEYVKYTDVDNDALSNYTLSPRDIPLNQDHVTVVPADLTAGRVQSFKTSGLLSSCQVFASNNSPAYRQVITAYPSSSVAKVVSRTYKIHDSDPGGVMTFMGGHDPGNAAGYRMMLNSCLACAESPLISAAIRTDFGALDMDSVLETSDPEEYLGNVKYGYKYLLTPGQIVDTLPGNQPDKTNTGVFFNVGSDHHTWNNYPIDSQRVVLVPIVSTRTPDSLLTCISQPNIDSPPRSIYSINQRDKVRIKGIAKFWLLDVNQWSYYDMYLGPLTNGQVRGIFLGYFIPPVDGK from the coding sequence ATGAAAATCAAAAGTCCAGATTTTTTGTCGAACAGGAAAGGCATTTCCACGGTTGTGATTGCCCTCCTCTCCCCGTTCCTCCTGGGCATGGTAGCTTTAGCAGTAGATGTGGGCTATGCCTATATGCAGAAATCCACTCTGGACCAGGCTGCTCAACTCGCCGCTCTTTCAGCGGCACAGACCATGAAAACCAGCGATGACCCGGCAGTGATCAGACAGAAAGTGCTGGATGTCTATGCTCAAAATGGGCTGCCTGCAAGCGACAATCTTGTAATAACAGTCACTAAAGGAGCTGAGACAGTCTTCATCGACACAAATCTGAAAATGACTTACAATTTCGCCAAAGTCCTCGGTTTCAACGACGTATTGCTCAGAACCCAGTCCCTGGCGGAACTGTGCGCAGACGGCTCGGCCAGGCTGATCAAGATGAGCACATACGATCTGATGCCTTTCGGAATCCCGCACGGCAGGGCAGCCTTCAGCTGGGACGGAAACACCCTGTACATCGACGGTTCGCTTGCCGAAAGCTGGAACGAAAATTCGTCCTTCAGATTCAATGTCGGCAGCGAGTATCTCCTGAAACTCGGGGAAGGCGCATCTCCGGATCCGCTGGGCAGGAAATACCTGATTCCGATGGACGGCGGCGAAGACGTCACCCCCAAGGACGCCCAAGACCCGGTCTGCCCGGAAATCGGCAGCCACACCCAGGCGCAGCCGCTCAAAGCCTATGGCCTTGTCCACTGGTGCCTGCAGCACAGATACACAGTGGACTGGCTGCTGGACTATAACGGCGGTTCCTATCTGGTGAATTACCATCCTGATATCGATACTGCTGTTTCGACCAATGGGGTCTATTTCTCTGATGTGAGTAAGATTCTACTGACAGCGGAACAGGCTCAGCAACTGATGGACTACCTGGGAGCGAACCAGAACAGCGAAGGGAGAGCATATGGCCTGATTCATCTGACCAAGCCCATGAATTATGCGGTTTACACACCATTCATGTATTCAAACGCGGACCTGATGCCCTGGGGGCTGGTGAACAAAACTGCAGACTATCCCTTCGGTTACCAGTTCAATGTCCAATATACGCTCAAGTACGGTTTTGACGCGAACGTCTCAGGCGACACTGAAGCCAGGTGCGGAGCTCTGGTGATGGGCTCTACAGGAGCCAGCCAGTACAGGAGCAATATCGCCAATGGAGTCAGTAATTTCAAGCAGAACACCGACGGCACGACAGGCGTCCTGTATTATGTGGGAGAAGTCCTTCAGACTGAGCCGAACAACATGCTGAACCCAACCAAGCAGGGCCTGCAGGACCGCCTGGCAGCCGGCAAATTTTATCTGGAACTCCCGGTGGTTACTACTCTGGATACGAACAGCACCGTCGAAACCACGATTGTGGGATTCATCAACTTCATGCTCAGCGGAGTGGATACGGCGCACGGCTATGTGTATGGCCAGTTCGTGGATACCATTCCCAGGGACCAGCTCACCTATACCCTGAACATTGACGAAAATGACGTGATTCCTGCCAAAATGCTGAAAATGGCCGGAATCCCCTATTCCTGGATCCACGATACTGACGTGCTGAACGGCAATATCAGCAATTACCAGTGGATAGCCTGCTCACACACTGATTTCTTCAACGAGAATGTGCCTGAAAAAATCGCGGAATGGGTGGCTGGCGGCCATTACTTTTTCAATCTCTGCTGGTCCACCCTGAGATTTGACAACGCTTTAACTCAATATAACCATAATACCTATGGGAACAATTCACAGAGCTACGTCCCATCCGCCTTTTTTCAGTCCTACAGCACGATCCAGACCTCCAAATGCCCGTTCTGCAAGAATCATCCTGGTTCCTCCTGCGACGCCTGCCGCAACACAGGCTGGGTCCAGGAATACGTCAAATACACGGATGTGGACAACGACGCCCTGAGCAATTACACTCTCTCGCCGCGCGACATACCGCTCAACCAGGACCATGTTACAGTAGTCCCGGCTGACCTGACCGCAGGCAGAGTCCAGTCTTTCAAAACAAGCGGCCTCTTATCATCCTGCCAGGTTTTCGCGAGTAACAATTCACCTGCCTATCGCCAGGTGATCACAGCTTATCCGAGTTCCTCGGTAGCCAAAGTCGTCTCCAGGACTTATAAAATCCATGACTCAGATCCGGGCGGTGTGATGACGTTCATGGGAGGCCATGATCCGGGGAATGCAGCAGGCTACAGGATGATGCTCAATTCCTGCCTGGCCTGCGCAGAGTCCCCGCTCATCAGTGCTGCAATCCGTACTGATTTCGGAGCACTGGACATGGATTCAGTCCTGGAAACAAGTGACCCTGAGGAATATCTCGGCAACGTGAAATACGGCTATAAATACCTGCTGACTCCAGGACAGATCGTGGACACCCTGCCGGGCAATCAGCCTGATAAAACCAATACAGGCGTGTTTTTCAATGTCGGTTCAGATCACCATACCTGGAACAATTATCCGATCGACAGCCAGAGAGTTGTGCTGGTGCCTATTGTAAGCACGAGAACTCCAGACAGTCTGCTGACCTGCATATCTCAGCCGAATATAGACTCCCCGCCGAGAAGCATTTACAGCATCAACCAGAGAGACAAGGTCAGGATCAAGGGAATCGCCAAATTCTGGCTGCTCGATGTGAATCAGTGGAGTTATTATGATATGTACCTGGGTCCCCTGACAAACGGACAGGTGCGTGGAATCTTCCTCGGCTATTTCATTCCGCCTGTAGATGGGAAATAA
- a CDS encoding pilus assembly protein TadG-related protein, translating into MKIIKLFFLSNRKGISTALVAICSPLLLGMLALALDVGNAYMHKSALDQAAQLAALSAAQTMKTSIDQEVIRQKVYDIFAQNGLPTNDNLTVNVTEGSETVLVEARMKAGFFATLFGFSDITINSQALAELCVDGTARLIKENTYDFMPWGIPHAKASYNAEEKKMYLDGIPADSWNENSAFAFQKGSEYLLKLGWGQPADSIGRKILIPMDSTNDCIPTDADDPICPEVGSHVQADLIKAYGLIYWCTRNNIPIDWILDYNGGSFMVDYNPAILSAVSSTGVSFSGVSKIVLTGDQAAALSNWLATHNNSEGRVYKIVRVSMYPNIAVFTANVYSPADLMPWGVQTNGINTYPFGYSLEMDFTLPYATGASNWGALELGGTGADQYRDNIMYGAGNPDGNNWYVGKSTYTKTGSMAGPTLQALQYRIDNNKLYVKLPVVSILDVNGRKSTIIKGFLNFKINATDSANGTISGRFVDKVPTDQLSYTTNEDINNTIVAKVLIQAGIPFFWIHDAGILDGDLNNFDWLYSHHEDFQNNNIPAAIARWVSRGHYFFNMCWSTDRFDNALEDYNHDTFGTDTSQYIPLMFFKSCSAKQYSVCYRCGNGKNCDACRYSGWVWEWVKHEDVNTDYNPSYTISPKDIMQTQNHVSSIPADAMIGRTHAFKLGSLIPAQNYYAKNNSAADYNRGIYGYFTYSSINYAKNMIRDYKINPDDLGGIACFMGGHDPASGSINIPAYRMILNNVVASSISPATFKTSRTNYGSLDLDSEDEGLDTDNNEYLASVKYGYKYLLTPNTLVHTLPLNLPEDTNAGVCFNVGNDANTWNNYPIDSPRVILVPIVSTRTADNMLVTTLDPANVDQQPRSIYSIYKRDLVRIKAVAKFWLLDVTRPGSYDSTLGPIENGQVRGVFLGYYIPPAD; encoded by the coding sequence ATGAAAATTATAAAACTTTTTTTTCTATCGAATCGAAAAGGCATCTCAACAGCATTAGTGGCTATTTGCAGCCCGCTGCTCTTAGGCATGCTGGCTCTCGCCCTGGATGTAGGCAATGCCTATATGCACAAATCGGCGCTGGACCAGGCTGCGCAGCTGGCAGCCCTCTCAGCTGCCCAGACCATGAAAACCAGCATCGACCAGGAAGTGATCAGGCAGAAAGTTTATGACATCTTCGCCCAGAACGGCCTGCCTACCAATGACAACCTCACCGTCAATGTCACAGAGGGGTCGGAAACAGTTCTGGTAGAAGCACGGATGAAGGCAGGATTTTTCGCCACTCTGTTCGGATTCAGCGACATCACAATCAATTCACAGGCTCTGGCCGAACTCTGCGTTGACGGTACAGCCCGCCTGATCAAGGAAAACACATACGACTTCATGCCTTGGGGCATTCCGCATGCAAAAGCATCTTACAATGCCGAGGAAAAGAAAATGTATCTGGACGGCATACCAGCTGATTCCTGGAACGAAAACTCAGCCTTCGCATTCCAGAAAGGCAGTGAGTATCTGCTGAAACTCGGTTGGGGCCAGCCTGCGGATTCCATCGGCAGGAAAATCCTGATCCCAATGGACAGTACGAACGACTGCATTCCGACTGACGCCGATGACCCGATCTGCCCTGAAGTCGGAAGCCATGTCCAGGCAGACCTGATCAAAGCATACGGCCTTATTTACTGGTGTACGAGAAACAATATCCCGATAGACTGGATCCTGGATTACAACGGCGGTTCTTTCATGGTTGATTACAATCCGGCGATCCTTTCTGCAGTCAGTTCCACAGGCGTAAGCTTCAGCGGGGTCAGCAAGATCGTCTTAACAGGGGATCAGGCAGCTGCTCTTTCCAACTGGCTGGCTACTCACAACAACAGCGAAGGCAGAGTTTACAAGATTGTGCGTGTGAGCATGTATCCCAATATTGCTGTTTTCACAGCCAATGTTTACTCTCCGGCAGATCTGATGCCCTGGGGTGTGCAGACCAACGGCATTAATACCTATCCATTTGGCTATTCACTTGAAATGGACTTTACTCTTCCCTATGCCACCGGGGCAAGCAACTGGGGTGCCCTGGAACTGGGCGGGACAGGAGCTGACCAGTATCGCGACAACATCATGTATGGTGCAGGCAATCCGGACGGCAATAACTGGTATGTGGGAAAGTCGACGTATACCAAAACCGGAAGCATGGCAGGCCCTACCTTGCAAGCCCTGCAGTACCGCATCGACAACAATAAACTATACGTGAAACTCCCTGTGGTCAGCATCCTGGACGTCAACGGCAGAAAAAGTACCATTATCAAAGGATTCCTGAACTTCAAAATCAATGCCACAGACTCAGCCAATGGTACGATCAGCGGCAGATTCGTGGACAAAGTACCCACTGATCAGCTTTCCTACACCACCAACGAAGACATCAACAACACGATCGTGGCCAAAGTACTCATACAGGCAGGAATTCCATTTTTCTGGATCCACGATGCAGGAATACTCGACGGCGACCTCAACAACTTCGACTGGCTCTATTCCCATCACGAGGATTTTCAAAACAACAATATCCCGGCAGCTATTGCCCGCTGGGTATCGAGAGGCCACTATTTTTTCAACATGTGCTGGTCCACTGACCGCTTTGACAATGCTCTGGAAGACTATAACCATGATACCTTCGGCACCGACACATCCCAATACATTCCCCTGATGTTCTTCAAGTCCTGTTCCGCCAAGCAATACTCTGTCTGCTACCGCTGCGGCAACGGCAAAAACTGTGACGCCTGCCGTTATTCAGGCTGGGTCTGGGAGTGGGTCAAGCACGAAGATGTCAACACTGATTATAATCCGTCTTACACCATCAGCCCCAAAGACATCATGCAGACCCAGAATCACGTCTCCTCAATCCCGGCCGACGCCATGATCGGACGCACTCACGCTTTCAAGCTCGGAAGCCTGATCCCTGCCCAGAACTACTACGCTAAAAATAATTCCGCAGCAGACTACAATCGGGGTATTTACGGTTACTTTACATACAGCAGCATAAATTACGCCAAGAATATGATCCGGGATTACAAGATCAATCCCGATGATCTGGGCGGGATAGCCTGTTTCATGGGCGGACATGACCCGGCTTCTGGCAGCATAAATATTCCCGCTTACCGGATGATCCTCAATAATGTAGTCGCCAGTTCCATCTCCCCTGCAACTTTCAAGACCTCCCGCACCAATTACGGCTCATTGGACCTCGATTCAGAGGATGAAGGGCTGGACACTGACAATAATGAATACTTAGCAAGCGTCAAATACGGCTATAAGTATCTGCTCACGCCGAACACGCTGGTGCATACCCTGCCCCTTAACCTGCCGGAAGATACCAATGCCGGGGTATGCTTCAATGTCGGCAATGACGCCAACACCTGGAACAATTACCCGATTGACAGCCCTCGAGTAATCCTGGTGCCGATTGTCAGCACCAGAACAGCGGACAACATGCTTGTCACTACTTTGGACCCAGCCAATGTCGATCAACAACCCAGGAGCATCTACAGCATTTATAAGCGCGATCTGGTCAGGATCAAGGCTGTAGCCAAATTCTGGCTGCTGGACGTGACCAGACCAGGCAGTTACGATTCCACACTGGGCCCGATCGAAAACGGCCAGGTGCGCGGGGTTTTCCTCGGCTACTATATCCCGCCGGCTGACTGA